The DNA sequence CGCCGGAAGAGTTGGTAGCGGCGGGAAGCCGAACTCCGTCGCCAAAGAGCACGGCGGAGACGCTAGTGAAGCGGTTCGTAGAGAGTAACGGATCGGCGGTGTCGGTGGAGGTGGGTGATGATGTTCAGCTGGCTTATAGCCACCACAAAGAGTCGCCATGGAGACCAAGGTTTGTCTGCATGCTTCTCCTCTTATTATGCCACCATATTACTTTCTGAATTTCCACAACTACCCTCTCCTTTCCTCCGATCCCCACTTTATATTTATAGTATGCTCATACATCATACATAATTCAACATGTTCATCAATAATTCAAGTTAGAATTACTCTATCGTTGGCATCTTTGTTTTCTATTTGGAAATTTTTAAGGCTTGGGTTGATAAAGTTAAAGAGGTGAAAACAAAATAGTGTTTTAAAAGCATTTAagatagaaatttttaaaaatgatttagtatttattaaaattaaaaattttaatataatcttaaatattaattaatatttaaatttgattattatattagtatttattataatatttttaagttttaaaattttttttattaaatatatttattattatttgtatttattaaaaattatttttaatttaatttattaaatataaatgttccaattttttttaaatttttttttattaaatcaagCTTAAGTATTCTGATCTtagcgatatatatatatatatatatatatatatatatatatatatatattaagtatataatatgatatataataaaaataataaatatctaatattttaataaaagagttctgtatttgattttttgagattgtaaaaatatagttttattatAAGTCCGGTTGGAAGAGATAAAGCTAGACGCTTGATCTAATTAGAGGTTGGTAGAGTAGGGAGAAGTACGATTCTTTTTATGTAATTTTCCATTTTGGAGTCGTCGATGATTCCCATAAACTAGGCCACGCATATTCCTTGTATTCTAAGTATAACTGAATTCACGCTCAGGATTGCAGCGGATTATTTCTTATCTGTCGGATAGAGAGATTGAGAGATACtgtaaaaagattaaaaatcaaggttatagtttatttatttattaagaaattaATTCCCCTCCCCTccagtttaatttattatttattgatttaataattaaaagaataatctGTTTTTGACATTGAATGAGAAGTTTACACATAAAAAATGGCAGATCGTTCGCCGTGAAAGATGAGATATTCTGCGTGTTTTCGGGAGTGCTTGAGAATCTGGGGAGCTTGAGGCAACAGTACGGACTGGCCAAATCTGCAAATGAAGTGGTTCTGGTGATTGAAGCTTACAAAGCTTTGCGTGACAGAGCACCCTACCCTCCCAATCACGTGGTTTCCCATCTCAGTGGCGCATTCGCTTTCATTCTTTTTGACAAATCCACTTCTACGCTCTTTGTGGCCTCTGTAAGCAACCGTTAGTGTTACTTAgataatttttcattaatagtAAATGTTGAttcaattattataattaattatagtagAAATACATAAGGAGCACATAAAAAGaatatcaaatttattatttggTAATAGTTCCTCACGACTCATCACTAGCGTTTGTTTGACTTTGACAGGATCAAGATGGCAAGGCACCTCTATATTGGGGAATAACTGCTGATGGCTATGTAGCATTTGCTGATGATGCAGATTTGCTTAAACGTGCTTGTGGCAAGTCTCTTGCTTCTTTTCCTCAAGGATGTTTCTACTCCACAGCTGTTGGGGGTTTGAGGTCTTATGAGAACCCAAACAATAAGATCACTGCTGTCCTTGCTAATGAAGACGACATCTGGGGTGCTACTTTCAAGGTGGAGGGCCCAGCAGTTGTGGCAGCAACACAGTAGCGTATCACTTGCAAAGCCCATGTAAATTGAAGTATTAAGGGTGTAACCATGTTCATAAGATAGAGAActtactcttcttctatctaCATGTACATACAGTTATGCTCTTTCCAATCTAATAAGGCTGGTTTTTGTTTTATATAATCTCTCTGTTGTTAATTTGTTATTCTTTGTTAGATTTCCTAAATTCCAATACagcagtcacaaaaaaaaaaaagaaattccaATACAGCATACACTGAGAATGGTGAAATAAAGGCATGAAAAGAGAAAACCCGAATAAGAAGGGAAGGAAATGATTCAAGAAAGATCACGCCAAATTAGTTGCTCTTGCAAGATGTCTATAGGTTTCAAACACCATTAACCGGCAGGACAAATGTCTTTCAAAACTGCAGAgaagaataaaattgattaaaaattaagTAACTAACatcttgctaataataataaaattgaactAACTTGAGTTAGTAGTGGGTTAGCTAACTCATCTTTAACTATTGTGGATGtagtaatttattgactaatggtagattttcaaataaaattcacATGGGTAGTAAATTACTCCAAGGCCCATTAGGCCCATCAGCATCTGAAATTTTTGTAAGAAGAATCCAACATAAAAAATACAGGTAATTGTAATTGTATGGTTTTCGCCCCCCaaaaaaaaagaatgcatgaaTGCAGCATTGTGAGTAAATTGCTTTGTAGTTGGTGCTTGGTACGAATTAAGATTCCTTCATccattattcaataattataactGCTCCGCTGCAGTGAATGGTGAATAGCATGGATCCGGTTGtgattattttgtagtaatactGTTAATTTTAAATTGGGAGGAGATGGTTCGTGGAACCATGGAAGTGGCAAGTCCTTCAAACAGATAACATGAATTGATCTGCAGGAGACAATCCACATGTGAGTCCTAATCTCTTGCTTCCTTCATTTACAATTCATCCTCGCCTCACGTGACATCCTCTTCCAACTTTAAGTTCACTTTTACTAATTGACAAATGCATCATCCTAGAACCTTCACTTAATCACCTCTGCTTATAGTACCTTTCCTGCCTAAGCTACTCCCTCGTCTACAAATAAATACAGCATATTTGTGACTCTCAAATGCTTCAACCGGTCAACACTTAACACTGATCAACATTGACTCTCACCACTTCATTTAtacaaaaaaatgaaataaaatttatgTAATACAAATTATAAGTtcgataataattaaatatttacctCTCATTCCGAAAAAATTACCCTCCATATGAGAATGAGAATACCGTGTCGGTCCTGTAGTTTTTTATTTAACGGTTAATACTTAAAGCCAACAACGTTGTACAGAGTTTGCGCGTGTATACACGGTCCAATCAGAAGCCCAATTCCCTGACTCGCATGCATTGTAGCACCGACACGTGTCCTCTGCAGTTGTTCTTTGCCCTTTCACCCTTACCCCCACGTTTTTATCACATTTGAGTAGTTGGATTCAACCCCACGTTCACAAAATCCTGTGTTACTTCAAGTCCACCGGTCTGAGTTCGTGTAGGAAATAATTGCAAGGCAGTGGAACTCTCCTTTGCTTCTTCAACACCCATATGTATCTTTCTTTTGGCCTATTcatttcattcattacatttacATAACTGACCTACCAAGCAAAGCATTCTTCTTCTGTTAACTGTTGAGTTGTGGTGGGGGCATAAAGGCCTTCTCTTACTTGCATGACACACTTCTCCTCTTACAAGTTTCCGTTTTTCATTTTTGTCTCATTATCACACATCACTCGTCACTGCTACCGTTACCGCAATACCCGCATTCTCAAAACTGTGATGTCTTCTCCTTGGAGCCCATCGCATGCACAGCAAGAATTTCATGAAGCTTTTAGGAGGGTTAAGCGCTTTAGGTTGTTTGAATCCTCTCTGGGTGCTATTGGTTTCGTTCTTGTCACTGCCTTTGTcatttgctgcttcttctttttggATAACAGAGATTTTGCTGCTAGATTTGGTCCCAATCCCATGGATAAGCCCAAGAGGTTCAATTGGTTGCAGATGAAAGGCTCTGTTTCTGGGGAAGGCAGAGTTGAATTCCTTCAAGAAAATGGTGGTGGCTGCGATTT is a window from the Arachis hypogaea cultivar Tifrunner chromosome 1, arahy.Tifrunner.gnm2.J5K5, whole genome shotgun sequence genome containing:
- the LOC112705562 gene encoding stem-specific protein TSJT1 isoform X2; translated protein: MLGVFSSSIVSAPEELVAAGSRTPSPKSTAETLVKRFVESNGSAVSVEVGDDVQLAYSHHKESPWRPRSFAVKDEIFCVFSGVLENLGSLRQQYGLAKSANEVVLVIEAYKALRDRAPYPPNHVVSHLSGAFAFILFDKSTSTLFVASDQDGKAPLYWGITADGYVAFADDADLLKRACGKSLASFPQGCFYSTAVGGLRSYENPNNKITAVLANEDDIWGATFKVEGPAVVAATQ
- the LOC112705562 gene encoding stem-specific protein TSJT1 isoform X1 gives rise to the protein MLGVFSSSIVSAPEELVAAGSRTPSPKSTAETLVKRFVESNGSAVSVEVGDDVQLAYSHHKESPWRPSLHIKNGRSFAVKDEIFCVFSGVLENLGSLRQQYGLAKSANEVVLVIEAYKALRDRAPYPPNHVVSHLSGAFAFILFDKSTSTLFVASDQDGKAPLYWGITADGYVAFADDADLLKRACGKSLASFPQGCFYSTAVGGLRSYENPNNKITAVLANEDDIWGATFKVEGPAVVAATQ